One Streptomyces sp. L2 genomic window carries:
- a CDS encoding DUF6025 family protein has translation MSRTDMHPPAPPAADRGGAVSGAGLPVGRGGPGRAAGRLLDELGLRSAVGADALAAGEKTFSPVHLGTQDVPVGALLDALHRDPDLLPPRTGHLGNWEDIALGRSGPMDFNTAICGGGHGYPLIYGFTRTEAATEGGDEGYRPGSLIEQGKRDTLDLYTWDGRAFVRRDRDRPLFCPLTQAGVDGGLVPLVDLHWRRMGTIPGYRFRQWATVLVEHGPLVTDMLTLLIEQADATAKQGTRLAELISQAVRLDGDVARCDLAADGPGYVLDGYRYPSARALAEAAMVLVRALTDPAAFFEQLPGLPPVLPVMSLQLTNVLFGLLDTHHPDRPAGAPESSFITHVHWGARAMAGCPPRRGGYLTRRSTVRSLRAITTPLVRRFEQAAPVAFVLLPAQVFMLCPPSTSPADADLLADLFRTVRAARPDAAHATALGWLGEHGERLSPYLRGRFRPGTGVPSDGVPREPAVPVEPEGFRELTFRQASALVGAFEEVLG, from the coding sequence GTGAGCCGCACGGACATGCACCCACCCGCCCCACCGGCCGCGGACCGAGGAGGCGCGGTGAGCGGCGCGGGGCTGCCGGTCGGCCGCGGCGGACCGGGCCGGGCGGCCGGGCGGCTGCTGGACGAGCTGGGGCTGCGCTCCGCCGTCGGGGCGGACGCGCTCGCGGCCGGCGAGAAGACGTTCAGCCCGGTCCACCTCGGCACCCAGGACGTGCCGGTCGGCGCGCTGCTGGACGCGCTGCACCGCGATCCCGACCTGCTGCCGCCGCGCACCGGGCACCTCGGCAACTGGGAGGACATCGCGCTCGGCCGGTCGGGCCCGATGGACTTCAACACCGCGATCTGCGGCGGCGGTCACGGCTATCCGCTGATCTACGGCTTCACCCGCACCGAGGCCGCCACGGAGGGCGGCGACGAGGGGTACCGGCCCGGCTCGCTGATCGAGCAGGGCAAGCGGGACACCCTCGACCTGTACACCTGGGACGGGCGGGCCTTCGTACGGCGCGACCGCGACCGCCCGCTGTTCTGCCCGCTGACCCAGGCCGGGGTCGACGGCGGCCTGGTGCCGCTCGTCGACCTGCACTGGCGCCGGATGGGCACCATCCCCGGCTACCGCTTCCGGCAGTGGGCCACCGTCCTGGTCGAACACGGCCCGCTGGTCACGGACATGCTCACGCTGCTCATCGAGCAGGCCGACGCCACGGCGAAGCAGGGCACCCGCCTGGCGGAGCTGATCAGCCAGGCGGTCCGGCTGGACGGCGACGTGGCCCGCTGCGACCTGGCGGCGGACGGCCCGGGATACGTGCTGGACGGGTACCGCTACCCGTCCGCCCGCGCGCTCGCCGAGGCCGCGATGGTGCTGGTGCGGGCCCTGACCGACCCGGCGGCCTTCTTCGAGCAGCTGCCCGGCCTGCCGCCGGTGCTGCCGGTGATGTCGCTGCAGCTGACCAACGTGCTGTTCGGCCTGCTGGACACCCACCACCCGGACCGCCCGGCCGGCGCCCCGGAGTCGTCCTTCATCACGCATGTGCACTGGGGGGCGCGGGCCATGGCCGGCTGTCCGCCCCGGCGCGGCGGCTATCTGACGCGCCGGTCCACGGTCCGCTCGCTGCGGGCGATCACCACCCCGCTGGTGCGCCGTTTCGAGCAGGCCGCTCCGGTGGCGTTCGTGCTGCTGCCCGCGCAGGTCTTCATGCTCTGCCCGCCCAGCACCTCCCCGGCCGACGCCGACCTGCTCGCGGACCTGTTCCGCACGGTGCGCGCGGCCCGGCCCGACGCCGCCCACGCGACCGCGCTCGGCTGGCTCGGTGAGCACGGGGAGCGGCTCTCGCCGTACCTGCGCGGCCGGTTCAGGCCGGGCACCGGTGTCCCCTCGGACGGGGTGCCGCGCGAGCCGGCCGTGCCGGTGGAGCCGGAGGGCTTCCGGGAGCTGACGTTCCGGCAGGCCAGCGCCCTGGTCGGGGCCTTCGAGGAGGTGCTGGGATGA
- a CDS encoding dipeptide epimerase: MRFAHRAVTIALKEPFASNTGVTTEVRQSVVELDWEGLRGYGTARGADPAEVGACAPLLADVSSPYELRRVMDRLAGAGIGPAARCAVDLALHDLLGKACGQPLHRLWGLAGLPVPPTALSIGACPDGELRSRARELAGWPVLKLKLTPEDDGSRAGVLASVYGGRIRVDGNGSWSPDRALEVARTLHRHGVEILEQPVPPGDPDALRYVHERSPIPVYADEDCAGPEDIGRLRGRVGGVNVKLVKCGGLRAARETVTLARRAGLRVMLGCKLESALGVSAMTQLAPLADELDLDGHLGLVGDPFAGPAVERGEIGLPTAPGLGAITTGTDYGDN; encoded by the coding sequence ATGAGATTCGCGCACCGCGCGGTGACCATCGCGCTCAAGGAGCCGTTCGCCAGCAACACGGGTGTGACCACGGAGGTACGGCAGTCCGTCGTCGAGCTGGACTGGGAGGGGCTGCGCGGGTACGGCACCGCGCGCGGCGCCGATCCGGCAGAGGTCGGCGCGTGCGCCCCGCTGCTCGCGGACGTCTCCTCGCCGTACGAGCTGCGGCGGGTCATGGACCGACTGGCCGGGGCCGGGATCGGGCCGGCCGCCCGGTGCGCGGTGGATCTGGCGCTGCACGACCTGCTCGGCAAGGCGTGCGGGCAGCCCCTGCACCGGCTGTGGGGCCTGGCCGGGCTGCCGGTGCCGCCGACGGCCCTGTCGATCGGCGCCTGCCCGGACGGCGAACTGCGCTCCCGGGCCCGGGAGCTGGCCGGCTGGCCGGTGCTGAAGCTGAAGCTCACCCCGGAGGACGACGGCAGCCGCGCCGGGGTGCTCGCCTCGGTGTACGGCGGCCGTATCCGGGTCGACGGGAACGGCTCGTGGAGCCCGGACCGGGCACTGGAGGTGGCCCGCACCCTGCACCGCCACGGCGTGGAGATCCTGGAGCAGCCGGTCCCGCCCGGCGACCCGGACGCGCTGCGCTATGTGCACGAGCGGTCCCCGATACCGGTGTACGCCGACGAGGACTGCGCCGGGCCCGAGGACATCGGGCGGCTGCGCGGCCGGGTGGGCGGGGTCAACGTCAAGCTGGTCAAGTGCGGCGGCCTCCGCGCGGCCCGCGAGACGGTGACGCTGGCCCGGCGCGCCGGGCTGCGGGTGATGCTCGGCTGCAAGCTGGAGAGCGCCCTCGGGGTGAGCGCCATGACCCAGCTGGCGCCGCTCGCCGACGAACTGGACCTGGACGGCCATCTCGGTCTGGTCGGCGACCCGTTCGCAGGCCCGGCCGTCGAACGTGGTGAGATCGGCCTGCCGACGGCCCCCGGCCTCGGCGCGATCACTACCGGCACCGACTACGGAGACAACTGA
- a CDS encoding D-2-hydroxyacid dehydrogenase family protein, whose translation MRLRCAVLDDFQDAALGSADWSPVEDRVEVVIFRDHLTDEDELAARLAGFDIVVTLRERVRFPAALLDRLPRLRLLVASGMRNSVIDYAAAERNGVTVCGTASSSTPPVELTWALLLGLARDLVAENTALRTGGPWQSSVGADLHGRRLGLLGLGKIGARVAQVGLAFGMRVSAWSQNLTKERADEVGVELAASKEELLRTSDFVSIHLKLGDRTRGLVGAAELALFKPSAYLVNTSRAAIVDQDALLAALHGGRIAGAGLDVFDVEPLPADHPVRTAPRLLATPHLGYVSQSNYATYYSHAVEDIQAFLAGEPVRRLG comes from the coding sequence ATGCGACTGCGCTGTGCCGTCCTCGACGACTTCCAGGACGCGGCCCTCGGCTCGGCCGACTGGAGCCCCGTCGAGGACCGGGTCGAGGTCGTCATCTTCCGCGACCACCTCACCGACGAGGACGAACTCGCCGCCCGCCTCGCCGGCTTCGACATCGTCGTCACCCTGCGCGAGCGGGTCCGGTTCCCGGCCGCGCTGCTGGACCGGCTGCCCCGGCTCCGGCTGCTCGTCGCCTCGGGCATGCGCAACTCGGTGATCGACTACGCGGCCGCCGAGCGGAACGGGGTCACGGTGTGCGGCACCGCCAGCTCCTCCACCCCGCCGGTGGAGCTGACCTGGGCGCTGCTGCTCGGCCTGGCCCGCGACCTGGTCGCCGAGAACACCGCGCTGCGCACCGGCGGCCCCTGGCAGTCCTCGGTCGGCGCCGATCTGCACGGCCGCCGGCTGGGCCTGCTGGGCCTGGGCAAGATCGGCGCCCGGGTCGCCCAGGTCGGCCTGGCCTTCGGCATGCGGGTCAGCGCCTGGAGCCAGAACCTGACGAAGGAGCGCGCCGACGAGGTGGGGGTGGAACTCGCCGCGTCGAAGGAGGAGTTGCTGCGGACCAGCGACTTCGTCTCCATCCACCTCAAGCTCGGCGACCGCACGCGGGGCCTGGTCGGTGCCGCCGAACTCGCCCTGTTCAAGCCCTCCGCCTACCTGGTCAACACCTCGCGCGCGGCCATCGTCGACCAGGACGCGCTGCTCGCCGCGCTGCACGGGGGCCGGATCGCGGGCGCGGGCCTCGACGTGTTCGACGTCGAGCCGCTGCCGGCGGACCACCCCGTGCGCACCGCACCCCGGCTCCTCGCCACCCCGCACCTCGGCTACGTCTCGCAGAGCAACTACGCGACGTACTACAGCCACGCCGTCGAGGACATCCAGGCGTTCCTCGCGGGCGAGCCGGTCCGCCGGCTCGGCTGA
- a CDS encoding LLM class flavin-dependent oxidoreductase — protein sequence MSAQRRMMKLGAFLPAPGHHVAAWRHPDARPDGGLDFDYYRGLVRTAERGLFDMVFLSDGAGVRTKYRDADELSRQGRMVHFEPLTLLSALAVHTTHIGLTATASTTYNEPFNVARAFASLDHLSGGRSGWNVVTSATDAEARNFNLDKQPEHAARYHRAREFMEVVTGLWDSWEDDAFLYDKESGRFFDPEKLHILGHEGEHFKVRGPLNVARPPQGHPVIVQAGSSPDGQDFAARWAEVVFTVQQTLDGAQTYYRGLKKQVADHGRDPDEVKILPGAFIVVGRTQAEAEDKYATLQELVDPVVGLGMLSYQLGMVDISGYDLDGPLPELPPTEGSTSKQQLLYEKARREGLTIRELYLSVAAGRGHRFLLGTPETIADALEEWFTAEAADGFNIMPDYHPGGLDAIVELLVPELQRRGLMRTAYEGTTLRENLGLTRPAFRTTAGATP from the coding sequence GTGAGCGCGCAACGCCGCATGATGAAGCTCGGCGCCTTCCTGCCCGCGCCGGGGCACCACGTCGCCGCCTGGCGCCATCCGGACGCCCGGCCCGACGGCGGACTCGACTTCGACTACTACCGCGGCCTGGTGCGGACCGCCGAGCGCGGCCTGTTCGACATGGTGTTCCTCTCCGACGGGGCGGGCGTGCGCACCAAGTACCGGGACGCCGACGAGCTGAGCCGGCAGGGCCGGATGGTGCACTTCGAGCCGCTGACGCTGCTGTCGGCGCTCGCCGTGCACACCACGCACATCGGCCTGACGGCCACCGCCTCCACCACCTACAACGAGCCCTTCAACGTGGCCCGCGCGTTCGCGTCCCTGGACCACCTGAGCGGGGGCCGCTCGGGCTGGAACGTGGTCACCTCGGCGACCGACGCCGAGGCCCGCAACTTCAACCTGGACAAGCAGCCCGAGCACGCCGCCCGCTACCACCGGGCCCGCGAGTTCATGGAGGTCGTCACCGGGCTGTGGGACAGCTGGGAGGACGACGCCTTCCTCTACGACAAGGAGTCGGGGCGTTTCTTCGACCCGGAGAAGCTGCACATCCTCGGCCACGAGGGGGAGCACTTCAAGGTCCGCGGCCCCCTCAACGTGGCCCGGCCCCCGCAGGGCCATCCGGTGATCGTGCAGGCCGGGTCGTCCCCGGACGGGCAGGACTTCGCCGCCCGCTGGGCCGAGGTCGTCTTCACGGTGCAGCAGACCCTGGACGGGGCGCAGACCTACTACCGCGGGCTGAAGAAGCAGGTGGCCGACCACGGCCGGGACCCGGACGAGGTGAAGATCCTGCCCGGCGCGTTCATCGTCGTCGGCCGCACCCAGGCGGAGGCCGAGGACAAGTACGCCACGCTGCAGGAGCTGGTCGACCCGGTCGTCGGGCTCGGCATGCTCTCGTACCAGCTCGGCATGGTCGACATATCCGGCTACGACCTCGACGGGCCGCTGCCCGAACTGCCGCCCACCGAGGGCTCGACCAGCAAGCAGCAGCTGCTGTACGAGAAGGCCCGCCGGGAGGGGCTGACCATCCGGGAGCTGTACCTGTCCGTGGCCGCCGGGCGCGGGCACCGCTTCCTGCTGGGCACGCCGGAGACGATCGCGGACGCGCTGGAGGAGTGGTTCACGGCGGAGGCCGCCGACGGCTTCAACATCATGCCGGACTACCACCCGGGCGGCCTGGACGCGATCGTCGAGCTGCTGGTGCCGGAGCTGCAGCGGCGCGGGCTGATGCGCACCGCCTACGAGGGCACCACGCTGCGGGAGAACCTGGGCCTGACCCGACCGGCGTTCCGCACGACGGCGGGGGCCACTCCGTGA
- a CDS encoding flavin reductase family protein, with product MTVEATALRSVLRAHASGVTVLTARGPAGPAGVTITSFTSLSASPALVSFALAETSSTWELVQDARWFGVQLLGAHQADLAERFATRGADRFAPPTAWHHGPHGVPLLDDCLGWLVCAARERIRVGDHHLVVAAVEQVREGGPGDSLVHLHGRLRPVTSTTVSRI from the coding sequence GTGACCGTCGAGGCCACGGCCCTGCGGTCGGTGCTGCGCGCGCACGCCTCCGGCGTCACCGTGCTCACCGCCCGGGGGCCCGCCGGGCCGGCCGGCGTCACCATCACCTCGTTCACCTCGCTCAGCGCGAGCCCGGCACTGGTGTCCTTCGCGCTGGCCGAGACCTCCAGCACCTGGGAACTGGTCCAGGACGCGCGGTGGTTCGGGGTGCAGCTGCTGGGCGCCCACCAGGCGGACCTGGCCGAGCGGTTCGCGACCCGGGGCGCCGACCGGTTCGCCCCGCCCACCGCCTGGCACCACGGCCCGCACGGGGTGCCGCTGCTCGACGACTGCCTGGGCTGGCTCGTGTGCGCCGCGCGCGAACGGATCAGGGTCGGCGACCACCACCTGGTGGTCGCCGCGGTCGAGCAGGTACGCGAAGGCGGCCCCGGGGACAGCCTCGTGCACCTCCACGGGCGGCTGCGGCCGGTCACCTCCACCACCGTGTCAAGGATCTGA
- a CDS encoding ATP-grasp domain-containing protein: MPKVLLFSRQPLTGRPLHEWLDDTADSVVLVTTPKAVEGAEDVLAEHFPMHRLVPDYHSWATERVAEEAARTYGADLVASTSESDVLRAARLRARLGLPGQLPDSATAYRDKVVMKRIAREAGIRVPAFTAVDSVADLLDFLDRTGWPAVVKPRFGAGSEGVAVLRGPEDVAAFLDRQRAADVPYLPGQWMAESFVHGDFFHVDGIMRDGRVVHSWPARYNGGGIAQRVWDDSHVSSVMLAPDDPAFTPLAGLTRDVIAALPAAPHPLAFHLEAWIGADGEPVLCEIASRAGGALIAEAYERVFGVQLAKEGLRAQCGSALTLAGQPAAPAELAGWILFPPGYGAFVPPAGPCPVPTAQLTHAMAPGAVGRGVEHLTHAAATALVAAGSAEEVRKDMEELTRWWYDATDWVRGSDGSDASDASDASDASDASDASDAS, translated from the coding sequence ATGCCGAAAGTCCTGCTGTTCTCCCGCCAGCCGCTCACCGGCCGGCCGCTGCACGAGTGGCTGGACGACACCGCCGACAGCGTCGTCCTGGTCACCACGCCGAAGGCCGTCGAGGGCGCCGAGGACGTCCTCGCCGAGCACTTCCCGATGCACCGGCTGGTGCCGGACTACCACTCCTGGGCCACCGAGCGGGTCGCCGAGGAGGCCGCACGCACGTACGGCGCCGACCTGGTCGCGAGCACCAGTGAGAGCGACGTGCTGCGGGCGGCCCGGCTGCGGGCCCGGCTGGGGCTGCCCGGTCAGCTGCCCGACTCCGCCACCGCCTACCGCGACAAGGTCGTCATGAAGCGGATCGCCCGCGAGGCCGGCATCCGGGTGCCCGCGTTCACGGCGGTGGACAGCGTGGCGGACCTGCTGGACTTCCTGGACCGCACGGGCTGGCCGGCGGTCGTCAAGCCGCGCTTCGGCGCGGGCTCCGAGGGTGTCGCCGTCCTGCGCGGCCCGGAGGACGTCGCCGCGTTCCTGGACCGGCAGCGCGCGGCCGACGTGCCGTACCTGCCGGGGCAGTGGATGGCGGAGAGCTTCGTGCACGGGGACTTCTTCCACGTGGACGGCATCATGCGGGACGGCCGCGTGGTGCATTCCTGGCCGGCGCGGTACAACGGCGGCGGGATCGCGCAGCGGGTGTGGGACGACTCGCACGTCAGCAGCGTCATGCTCGCCCCGGACGACCCCGCCTTCACGCCGCTGGCCGGCCTGACCCGGGACGTGATCGCGGCGCTGCCGGCCGCGCCGCACCCGCTCGCCTTCCACCTGGAGGCGTGGATCGGCGCCGACGGCGAGCCGGTGCTGTGCGAGATCGCCAGCCGGGCCGGGGGCGCGCTGATCGCCGAGGCGTACGAGCGGGTCTTCGGCGTACAGCTCGCGAAGGAGGGCCTGCGCGCCCAGTGCGGCAGCGCGCTCACCCTGGCCGGGCAGCCAGCCGCACCGGCGGAGCTGGCCGGCTGGATCCTGTTCCCGCCGGGCTACGGCGCGTTCGTGCCGCCCGCCGGCCCCTGCCCGGTGCCCACGGCCCAGCTGACGCACGCGATGGCGCCGGGCGCGGTCGGCCGCGGGGTGGAGCACCTGACCCACGCGGCCGCCACCGCCCTGGTGGCGGCCGGGTCGGCGGAGGAGGTCCGCAAGGACATGGAGGAACTGACGCGCTGGTGGTACGACGCCACCGACTGGGTCCGCGGGTCCGACGGGTCCGACGCGTCCGACGCGTCCGACGCGTCCGACGCGTCCGACGCGTCCGACGCGTCCGACGCGTCCTGA
- a CDS encoding ATP-grasp domain-containing protein yields MSEHVLVVGTGRDFPARLRAARPGTETTVMVQLDYIGKVREPGGNARVIGVRGDAADAEWIALARAAHALRPFTRIATFGERDQDRYAAIGEALGLACHSVKTVGLVHDKEAMRDRLAEAGADTTAHARVADVEALRAFVVAHGTCVVKPVSGSGSAGVARVTADSDLAGAFERAGGSYLGLANPGVLVEEFIEGTQYSVEAVSEEGEHQVVAVTRKYSDPETFVELGHVSPAVLPEERRAQIAACVAGVLDALGVTFGVTHTEVVLGGAGPRVIETHVRMGGDDIPGLTLDSTGVDLDECALRQTLGERVLPDVRAALAAADGRPSSAIWFAVLAGRGVLGEVAGLAEARAVPGVSAVKVTAREGAEVGGLTSSDSRVAYARALGGSAGEAVEAARGAVAHLEFQLRVRDAGGPAV; encoded by the coding sequence ATGTCTGAGCACGTCCTGGTCGTCGGGACCGGCCGCGACTTCCCGGCCCGGCTGCGCGCCGCCCGGCCCGGCACCGAGACCACGGTGATGGTCCAGCTGGACTACATCGGCAAGGTGCGCGAACCGGGCGGCAACGCCCGGGTGATCGGGGTGCGCGGGGACGCCGCGGACGCGGAGTGGATCGCGCTGGCGCGGGCCGCGCACGCGCTGCGCCCGTTCACCCGGATCGCCACCTTCGGTGAGCGCGACCAGGACCGTTACGCGGCGATCGGCGAAGCCCTCGGCCTGGCGTGCCACAGCGTGAAGACGGTCGGGCTGGTGCACGACAAGGAGGCCATGCGGGACCGGCTGGCCGAGGCGGGCGCCGACACCACGGCGCACGCCCGGGTCGCCGACGTGGAGGCGCTGCGCGCCTTCGTGGTCGCGCACGGGACCTGCGTGGTCAAGCCGGTCTCCGGTTCGGGCAGCGCGGGCGTGGCCCGGGTGACCGCCGACAGCGACCTGGCCGGCGCCTTCGAGCGGGCCGGGGGCAGCTATCTGGGGCTGGCCAACCCCGGTGTGCTGGTGGAGGAGTTCATCGAGGGCACCCAGTACAGCGTGGAGGCGGTCTCGGAGGAGGGCGAGCACCAGGTGGTCGCCGTCACCCGCAAGTACTCGGACCCGGAGACCTTCGTGGAGCTGGGCCACGTCTCCCCGGCCGTGCTGCCCGAGGAGCGGCGCGCCCAGATCGCGGCGTGCGTGGCCGGTGTCCTGGACGCGCTGGGGGTGACCTTCGGGGTGACGCACACGGAGGTGGTGCTCGGCGGCGCCGGGCCGCGGGTGATCGAGACGCACGTGCGGATGGGCGGCGACGACATCCCGGGGCTGACTCTGGACTCGACCGGTGTCGACCTCGACGAGTGCGCGCTGCGCCAGACGCTCGGGGAGCGGGTGCTGCCGGACGTGCGGGCCGCGCTGGCCGCGGCGGACGGCCGGCCCAGTTCGGCGATCTGGTTCGCGGTGCTGGCCGGGCGCGGGGTGCTGGGCGAGGTGGCCGGCCTGGCCGAGGCGCGTGCGGTGCCCGGTGTGTCGGCGGTCAAGGTGACCGCCCGCGAGGGCGCGGAGGTCGGCGGGCTGACCTCCTCCGACTCCCGGGTGGCGTACGCCCGTGCGCTCGGCGGCAGTGCCGGGGAGGCGGTGGAGGCCGCCCGTGGAGCCGTCGCCCACCTGGAGTTCCAGCTCCGGGTGCGCGACGCGGGTGGCCCGGCGGTGTGA
- a CDS encoding response regulator: MIGVLVVDDDFHVAGINARYVSRVPGFRVAGRAHDAAAAFEAVQSGGIDLVLLDHYLPDESGLSLTRRLRREGPAVDVIMVTADNRPASVQEALRAGVLQYIVKPFTFDGLRGKLEAYAQLRGALDDTELDQDKIDRVLGTLRASAAVSPMPKGYTQRTAELIRQIVTRAGGPVSACEVSEHARVSRSTAQRYLKYLEEQGRLRLTLKYGDSGRPEHHYSAG, translated from the coding sequence GTGATCGGCGTACTCGTCGTCGACGACGACTTCCACGTGGCCGGAATCAACGCCCGGTACGTCTCCCGGGTGCCCGGCTTCCGCGTCGCCGGACGGGCGCACGACGCCGCCGCCGCGTTCGAGGCCGTCCAGTCCGGCGGCATCGACCTGGTCCTCCTCGACCACTACCTGCCGGACGAGAGCGGGCTGTCGCTCACCCGCCGGCTGCGCCGGGAGGGACCGGCCGTTGACGTCATCATGGTGACCGCCGACAACCGGCCCGCCTCCGTGCAGGAGGCGCTCCGGGCCGGCGTGCTCCAGTACATCGTCAAACCGTTCACCTTCGACGGGCTGCGCGGCAAGCTGGAGGCGTACGCGCAGTTGCGCGGCGCCCTCGACGACACAGAGCTGGACCAGGACAAGATCGACCGGGTCCTCGGCACCCTGCGTGCCTCGGCCGCCGTCAGCCCGATGCCCAAGGGGTACACGCAGCGCACCGCCGAGCTGATCCGGCAGATCGTCACCCGGGCCGGCGGCCCCGTGTCCGCCTGCGAGGTGTCGGAACACGCCCGGGTCAGCCGGTCCACCGCCCAGCGGTACCTGAAGTACCTGGAGGAACAGGGCCGGCTGCGGCTGACCCTGAAGTACGGGGACAGCGGCCGCCCCGAGCACCACTACTCGGCCGGCTGA
- a CDS encoding ATP-binding protein produces the protein MPALNSPARIRDYAHKHERRNALHTLVGLLELAAHDWEEITGRVREPLVRALLVGKTVTAAAHGIELSVSRTSRLDPRPGTADGLVTVLGNLIDNAVDALLGHRAPTQDGPRIEVTLDEQGPVTELRVTDNGPGVPPERRRWIFVEGASTKRHTGAGHRGLGLALVSDVLRERGGTVAVTERPGGGARFTVRLPRTAGCTGGREAS, from the coding sequence ATGCCTGCTCTGAATTCACCAGCACGTATACGGGACTACGCGCACAAACACGAACGCCGCAATGCGCTGCACACCCTGGTCGGCCTGCTCGAACTGGCCGCGCACGACTGGGAGGAGATCACCGGACGGGTCCGCGAACCACTCGTCCGCGCGCTCCTCGTCGGCAAGACCGTGACCGCGGCGGCCCACGGCATCGAACTGTCGGTCAGCCGGACCTCGCGGCTCGATCCGCGCCCGGGAACCGCGGACGGCCTGGTGACCGTCCTGGGCAACCTGATCGACAACGCCGTGGACGCCCTCCTCGGACACCGGGCGCCCACCCAGGACGGCCCCCGCATCGAGGTCACCCTGGACGAACAAGGTCCCGTCACCGAACTCCGGGTGACGGACAACGGCCCCGGAGTGCCGCCGGAGCGCCGGCGGTGGATCTTCGTCGAGGGCGCCTCCACCAAACGGCACACCGGAGCGGGCCACCGCGGTCTCGGCCTGGCCCTCGTCTCCGACGTGCTGCGCGAGCGCGGCGGCACGGTCGCCGTGACCGAACGCCCCGGCGGCGGCGCGCGGTTCACCGTACGGCTGCCGAGGACGGCGGGGTGTACCGGCGGGCGGGAGGCCTCGTGA
- a CDS encoding 2-dehydropantoate 2-reductase N-terminal domain-containing protein, whose amino-acid sequence MRYIVIGAGAVGGSLGGRLHESGRDVVLVARGEHAAALRADGLRFTTPEGTRYVRIPVAGGPEDVELRPDDVLVLAVKTQHTADALARWARRPVAGGGTAGEVLPLLCAQNGVENERLALRLFRRVYGVCVVLPASFLRPGAVTAACGPRTGVLVLGGYPDGADDTVRAVAADLEDSVFRAPVVPDVMRFKYTKLLGNLAQTVEALCGPVVPGSAAAELAARARAEGTAVLKAAGTGFAEAAELAALREGAVEPRPVPEGERALGSTWQSLARGAGSVEADYINGEFVLLGRLHGVPTPVNETLLSLANAAAEQGLPPGSTSAEEILSLLSAPE is encoded by the coding sequence ATGCGGTACATCGTGATCGGGGCCGGTGCCGTCGGGGGTTCCCTGGGCGGGCGGCTGCACGAGAGCGGCCGGGACGTCGTCCTGGTGGCCCGGGGGGAGCACGCGGCGGCCCTGCGCGCCGACGGGCTGCGCTTCACCACCCCCGAGGGCACCCGGTACGTGCGCATCCCGGTGGCCGGTGGCCCCGAGGACGTCGAACTGCGCCCGGACGACGTGCTCGTCCTGGCCGTGAAGACCCAGCACACCGCGGACGCGCTGGCCCGCTGGGCGCGCCGGCCGGTCGCGGGCGGCGGTACGGCGGGGGAGGTGCTGCCGCTGCTGTGCGCGCAGAACGGCGTGGAGAACGAGCGGCTGGCGCTGCGCCTGTTCCGCCGGGTGTACGGGGTGTGCGTGGTCCTGCCGGCCTCGTTCCTGCGCCCCGGCGCGGTCACCGCGGCCTGCGGCCCCCGCACCGGCGTCCTGGTGCTCGGCGGCTATCCCGACGGCGCCGACGACACGGTCCGGGCCGTCGCCGCGGACCTGGAGGACTCGGTGTTCCGCGCCCCGGTCGTACCGGACGTCATGCGGTTCAAGTACACCAAACTGCTGGGCAACCTCGCCCAGACCGTCGAGGCCCTGTGCGGTCCTGTGGTGCCCGGGTCGGCCGCCGCGGAGCTGGCCGCGCGGGCTCGCGCCGAGGGTACGGCGGTGCTGAAGGCCGCCGGGACCGGCTTCGCCGAAGCCGCCGAACTGGCCGCGCTGCGCGAGGGCGCCGTGGAGCCGCGGCCGGTGCCGGAGGGTGAACGCGCGCTGGGCTCCACGTGGCAGAGCCTGGCCCGTGGCGCCGGTTCGGTCGAGGCGGACTACATCAACGGGGAGTTCGTGCTGCTCGGCAGGCTGCACGGGGTGCCGACGCCGGTCAACGAGACGCTGCTCTCGCTGGCGAACGCGGCGGCGGAACAGGGCTTGCCGCCCGGCAGCACCTCGGCGGAGGAGATCCTTTCGCTGCTCTCAGCACCCGAGTGA